In Gemmatimonadaceae bacterium, the following proteins share a genomic window:
- a CDS encoding peptidylprolyl isomerase, giving the protein MLAVAAVACGTAGEKTAAKADSTATPAPDSFRVVFETSRGKFVVQAIKAWAPIGVERFYRLVNDGFYDDNRFFRVVPGFVVQFGLNGEPKKNDAWDDKRLPDDSVRQSNARGTITFATEGPRTRTHQLFINLADNARLDKMGFAPFGKVVEGMDVVDSLYSAYGEDPEQHFIMTMGNSYLSRLFPKLDYIKTAKVGAP; this is encoded by the coding sequence ATGCTGGCCGTCGCTGCCGTGGCGTGTGGGACCGCCGGAGAGAAGACCGCCGCCAAGGCCGACAGCACCGCCACTCCCGCCCCCGACTCGTTCCGCGTCGTGTTCGAGACGAGCCGCGGAAAGTTCGTGGTGCAGGCGATCAAGGCGTGGGCGCCGATCGGGGTCGAGCGATTCTATCGTCTCGTGAACGACGGCTTCTACGACGACAATCGGTTCTTTCGTGTCGTGCCCGGTTTCGTCGTGCAGTTCGGCCTGAACGGAGAGCCGAAGAAGAACGATGCGTGGGACGACAAGCGGCTACCGGACGACTCGGTGCGCCAGTCGAATGCGCGCGGCACGATCACGTTCGCCACGGAAGGCCCGCGGACACGGACGCATCAGCTCTTCATTAATCTGGCGGACAACGCTCGGCTCGATAAGATGGGCTTCGCACCGTTCGGGAAAGTCGTCGAAGGCATGGACGTGGTGGATTCGCTGTACAGTGCGTACGGCGAAGATCCGGAACAGCACTTCATCATGACCATGGGGAATTCGTATCTCAGCAGGCTGTTTCCGAAGCTGGACTATATCAAGACGGCGAAAGTGGGGGCGCCCTGA